The DNA segment CTCATGATACCATTCGCGGAAAAAGCCCACGCCAAAGATCGCGCCAATCGCAATATGGGTGGAACTGACCGGCAGGCCCAGCCATGACGCAAAGATCACCGTAATGGCCGCAGCCAGTGCCACACAATAGGCCCGCATGGCGTTCAGGCGCGTGATTTCACTGCCGACAATGTTGATCAGCTTTGGCCCGAACAGCAACAACCCGATGGACAGGCCAACCCCCCCGATCAGCATCACCCATAGCGGAATACCGACAGCATCAGATGCGCCACCATCGCGCACCGCGTGCACGATGGCCGCGACAGGGCCAATCGCATTGGCCACATCATTGGCCCCATGCGCAAAGGACAGCAGCGCCGCCGAGAAGATCAGCGGAATATTGAACAGGATTTTGAGCGATTTCTTGCGGTTCTCCATCCCCTCGCTTTGGCGGCGGATGACCGGGCGCATTGCAAAAGTCAGCACGATCCCGATACCAAGGCCGATCAGCACAGCCGTGCCAAAGGGGATTTTGATGATCTTGTCCAAGCCCTTGAGCGACAGATACGTGGCGAAACACCCGCCCATAATGCCAATCAGAATGGGCACCCAGTAGCGCGCCGCCTCGATCATGTTGGGGCGGTAGATGATGCGGGACTTGATGACCGCAAGGAATATGGCCGCAAAGATACCGCCCAGAACAGGCGAGATGACCCAGCTTGCCGCAATCCGCCCCATCATCGGCCAGTTCACGGCAGCAAAGCCAGCCGCCGCGATACCGGCCCCCATGACGCCGCCGACAATCGAATGCGTCGTGGAAACGGGGGCCCCGACCCATGTGGCAAGGTTGATCCATAGCGCGCCTGCCAGAAGGGCGGCCATCATTGCCCAGATGAAGACCTGCGTTTCGGCCACAGATTCGGGCGCAATAATCCCGCGCGAGACGGTGCCGACCACATCGCCCCCGGCGATCAAGGCGCCTGCGGTTTCGCACAGGGCCGCCACGATCAGTGCTGTGCCGATTGTCAGCGCGCGTGCGCCAACCGCCGGACCCATATTGTTGGCGACATCATTCGCACCGATATTGATCGCCATATAGGCGCCGATTATCGCAGCGGCGACGACCACAAGGCCCAACGGCTCGAAGCCGATAAAGGCTGCAACCGCCAGCCCGGTGATGGCCATAAACGCAAGCGCAAGCCCCGGTGCAACAAGCGGCCGCGAGGTGTAGGCAACCGCCTGTTCCATCGCGGAAATGCGATCCAGGTCTTTGTTCAGCGTTTTCCAGGATTTTTCTTCAATATCAGACACGCGGCGGCACTCTCTGTCATCAAACTGTCACAATGGGCAGTATCAGAGGCGCCAGAACGCGACAATGACCTTGATTACGTCTGTCTTGATTGTTCCGCAAGCCGTTGCAGCAATGCTTTCAATTCGGGCGGCTTCACGACTTCGGCGGCTTCGGATAGGGAAAACCACTTGCGTGTGCGCTTCTTCGCCTCGGGATAGGTGTCGCACAATTCGGACACGTCCAGCCGGTAGATCAGGGGCCGACACTGCACGGGCAGGCCGCTTTTCTTGATCTTGGTATAGGTGAATGCGCCAATCGGCTCTGCGCTGATGGCGCCCTTTACGCCAGCTTCTTCCCAAGCCTCGATTGCGGCCGCCTGATTCAGCGCCTTGTTGCGCATCGGCCAACCCTTTGGCGTGATCCAGTGTTCGCGCCGGAGCGTTTGCACCAGCAGCACTTCCGGCCCGTTTGGGCTGTCGCGCAGGCACAGCGCCGCCGCCTGCACAAAGGCAGGGCGAATGAACTCAAGAACAGTGTTCAGCATTTCAAGCGGCATGGACCGGACATTCATCTGCTGTGTTCCTTGTTAAAGCCCGAATGGCATAGTTTTGTTCCAGTGTCGTGTCAGTACCGGATCATTCCTGCCCCGGTGGAGTTCGCAGGGCCTTTACCTCGGCACGATGGGCCTTGGAGTCAAGACGCCGCCTTTTGCTGGCCAGCGTCGGGCGGGTTGGAATACGCCGTTTCGGACGCTCTAACGCCTTGCGGATCAGCTCGGTCATGCGGGCGCGGGCAATTTCGCGGTTCCGCGCCTGCGAACGGGTGTCCTCGACCCGCAACACGACAGCCCCGTCTTGTGTCCAGCGTCGCCCTGCCAGCCGCTTCAACCTTGCCTTAACTGAATCGGGCAGATTTGGGCTGCGCTCTGCCTCGAACCGCAATTCGACTGCGGTCGACACCTTGTTGACATTCTGCCCGCCCGGCCCAGAGGCGCGCGTGAAACTTTCGGTCAGTTCCCATTCCTGCAAGATGATCTGGTCGTTGATGCGCATGGCCTGCATCCGGTCAGTGAATCGAAAGGGCCGCCTTAAAAACAGGCGGCCCTAAGCGAGCTTCAGGAGATGGAGCCAATTAGAGCATCGGCCCAATCAGAAGGATGTCCCCATCGGGGCTACCGTCAGGACACGCCCCCTCTGACTGTCTTTGCACCTCTCTCCAACATCACTCTAGACACTGGACCACCTCCTTTCATTACGTTGCTGTTAATAGGATGGTGGCATATATTTTGTGTTTGTCAAAAGAAATTATGCGACAGGTTGCGTAAATTTCTTCACGATGAGTCGGAAAGGCACCAAGGCAAGCAGCGCCAGCGACAGTTTTACCCCCCAATCCGCGACCGCCAGACTAACCCAAAGCGGCATTTCAGGGCCG comes from the Roseinatronobacter monicus genome and includes:
- the arfB gene encoding alternative ribosome rescue aminoacyl-tRNA hydrolase ArfB; translation: MRINDQIILQEWELTESFTRASGPGGQNVNKVSTAVELRFEAERSPNLPDSVKARLKRLAGRRWTQDGAVVLRVEDTRSQARNREIARARMTELIRKALERPKRRIPTRPTLASKRRRLDSKAHRAEVKALRTPPGQE
- a CDS encoding inorganic phosphate transporter yields the protein MSDIEEKSWKTLNKDLDRISAMEQAVAYTSRPLVAPGLALAFMAITGLAVAAFIGFEPLGLVVVAAAIIGAYMAINIGANDVANNMGPAVGARALTIGTALIVAALCETAGALIAGGDVVGTVSRGIIAPESVAETQVFIWAMMAALLAGALWINLATWVGAPVSTTHSIVGGVMGAGIAAAGFAAVNWPMMGRIAASWVISPVLGGIFAAIFLAVIKSRIIYRPNMIEAARYWVPILIGIMGGCFATYLSLKGLDKIIKIPFGTAVLIGLGIGIVLTFAMRPVIRRQSEGMENRKKSLKILFNIPLIFSAALLSFAHGANDVANAIGPVAAIVHAVRDGGASDAVGIPLWVMLIGGVGLSIGLLLFGPKLINIVGSEITRLNAMRAYCVALAAAITVIFASWLGLPVSSTHIAIGAIFGVGFFREWYHERILKEKRVDTTSPLEVRKRKKVVRRAHFVTILAAWVVTVPMAAMLSAMLFYLMNLIVL
- a CDS encoding NUDIX hydrolase, with the protein product MNVRSMPLEMLNTVLEFIRPAFVQAAALCLRDSPNGPEVLLVQTLRREHWITPKGWPMRNKALNQAAAIEAWEEAGVKGAISAEPIGAFTYTKIKKSGLPVQCRPLIYRLDVSELCDTYPEAKKRTRKWFSLSEAAEVVKPPELKALLQRLAEQSRQT